One stretch of bacterium DNA includes these proteins:
- the rny gene encoding ribonuclease Y, producing MELSPTLFVLIVLGMGLGYILRQLIAKKQVSSAESKVAKIYGDAERDAQAILAEAKNKAEKIVEEEKKNEQLSRAQILRQIDRLEQKESALEKKTAENEKEKNKIFEKVRELKNIKESIEKIKEDQMKTLERIGGMSVEDAKTLLLRKAEKEEAQILADHIKRLENEGQEELNKKTLNMISTAMQRISISHVVEGTVCSVSIPNDEMKGRIIGREGRNIRTIEKLTGVEIIIDDTPEAITITSFNLIRQQIAKLAIEKLISDGRINPTNIENSVLNAKSEIMLKIKEAGEATIYDTGVTGLDPKLIQILGRLKFRTSYGQNALLHSIEVAHLSAAIAGEIGANVTLAKKAGLLHDIGKAVDHEIEGSHVELGKTILKKFNVSEEVIKTMQAHHKDYPFESVESIIVYVADAISASRPGARKDTLDRYLKRLGDLEAIANEIPEVEKSYAIQAGREIRVFVKPEKIDDLGAIKLARTIADKIEERLDYPGEIKVTVTRETKATEFAR from the coding sequence ATGGAATTATCACCCACATTGTTTGTGTTAATAGTTTTAGGAATGGGATTGGGCTATATTTTGCGCCAGCTCATTGCTAAAAAACAAGTAAGCAGCGCGGAAAGCAAAGTCGCAAAAATTTATGGAGATGCCGAGCGCGACGCGCAAGCGATCTTGGCGGAAGCAAAAAATAAAGCGGAAAAAATAGTCGAAGAAGAAAAAAAGAACGAACAATTGTCAAGAGCCCAAATATTAAGGCAAATTGACCGGCTTGAGCAAAAAGAATCAGCGCTTGAGAAAAAAACCGCTGAAAATGAAAAAGAAAAAAATAAGATCTTTGAAAAAGTTCGCGAACTGAAAAACATCAAAGAAAGCATAGAAAAGATCAAGGAAGATCAAATGAAAACCCTTGAACGAATCGGCGGTATGTCGGTAGAAGACGCGAAAACCTTGCTCTTGAGAAAAGCGGAAAAAGAAGAAGCACAAATTTTAGCCGATCATATTAAGCGCCTGGAGAACGAAGGACAGGAAGAGCTGAATAAAAAGACCTTAAATATGATTTCGACCGCTATGCAGCGAATATCGATTTCGCACGTGGTCGAAGGCACTGTCTGTTCGGTTTCCATACCCAACGATGAAATGAAAGGCAGAATAATCGGACGGGAAGGGCGCAATATAAGAACGATAGAAAAATTGACCGGCGTGGAAATTATTATTGACGATACGCCGGAAGCGATCACTATTACTTCATTTAATCTGATCCGGCAGCAAATAGCCAAACTGGCGATTGAGAAGCTGATCAGCGACGGAAGGATCAATCCTACCAATATTGAAAACTCCGTTTTGAACGCGAAATCGGAAATAATGCTGAAAATAAAAGAAGCCGGGGAAGCGACGATTTACGATACCGGAGTAACAGGACTGGATCCTAAATTGATACAGATTTTAGGGCGCTTGAAATTCCGTACGAGCTACGGGCAAAATGCCTTGTTGCATTCCATTGAAGTAGCGCATCTTTCGGCCGCTATTGCCGGAGAAATAGGGGCCAATGTCACTTTGGCTAAAAAAGCGGGATTACTGCACGATATCGGAAAAGCGGTTGATCATGAAATTGAAGGGTCTCACGTTGAATTAGGCAAAACTATCCTGAAAAAATTCAATGTTTCCGAAGAAGTGATAAAAACAATGCAAGCACACCATAAAGATTATCCATTCGAATCGGTTGAGTCGATAATCGTCTATGTTGCTGATGCGATATCCGCTTCGCGTCCTGGCGCGAGAAAAGACACTCTGGATAGATATTTGAAGCGATTGGGCGACTTGGAAGCGATTGCCAATGAAATTCCCGAAGTGGAGAAAAGCTACGCGATTCAAGCCGGCAGAGAAATAAGGGTTTTTGTAAAACCCGAAAAAATAGACGATCTTGGTGCGATCAAGCTGGCACGCACAATT